In Paludibaculum fermentans, the genomic stretch CATGGCCTTGCGGATGTTCTCCAGAATCAGCCGGGACTCGGCCTCGGCCCAGTCGTGCAGGATCCACTTCAGCGTGTAGAGGTCGCCGCCCGCCGGCACGCTCTCGAAGAAGTTGCCGGGGTGGAACTCAATGCGCTGCTTGACGGGCTCGTGCTGCAGCACTTCGCGTGCCTGTTCCACCACTGAGGCGGCATCGAACAGCACTCCGTGTGCCTCCGGGTTGGCATTGAGCATGGCCGACAGAAGCTGGCCCTGGCCGCCGCCGACATCGACGATCCTGCGGTAAGGCGTGAAGTCGTAGACCTCCAGGATGGCGCGCTGCACCACGCGGGTGAGGTTCGTCATCGAGTCGTTGAAGGTGGCCGCAAGCTGCGGGTGTCCTTTGAGGTAAGTCCAGGGATCGGTCTGGAACGTAGTCTGGAACGCGTACTCGCCCGAGTGAATGGCGTCGATGATGTTGCCCCACGCGGCATAGTGCATGAGGCCCAGCTCCGTGATGACAGTGGAACGCAGGGAGCCGGGCACATCCTTGCGGAGCAGGTTCGAGAGCGTGGTGGCTTCAAAGCACTGCCCGGGCAGTTCGCGCAGGACCCCGCCGGAAGCCAGGGCGCGCAGCAGCCGATAGAGCGAGGGCGCATGCGTGGAAGTGGCCGCCGCCAGGTCCTGTACGTCTCGCGGGCCATCGGCCAGGAGATCAGGAATCTCCAGTGTCGCCGCGACCTGTACGGCCCTGGATAGCC encodes the following:
- a CDS encoding methyltransferase, with the translated sequence MASGTVQQVNADAAALEQQAAAQQVLGIIGGFWLSRAVQVAATLEIPDLLADGPRDVQDLAAATSTHAPSLYRLLRALASGGVLRELPGQCFEATTLSNLLRKDVPGSLRSTVITELGLMHYAAWGNIIDAIHSGEYAFQTTFQTDPWTYLKGHPQLAATFNDSMTNLTRVVQRAILEVYDFTPYRRIVDVGGGQGQLLSAMLNANPEAHGVLFDAASVVEQAREVLQHEPVKQRIEFHPGNFFESVPAGGDLYTLKWILHDWAEAESRLILENIRKAMAPGARVLIFDAVLPEANVPDFGPMMDLNMLVMTGGRERTAAEFSDLLASAGLRLLRVYKTKSPLGIVEAEAAA